The proteins below are encoded in one region of Struthio camelus isolate bStrCam1 chromosome 23, bStrCam1.hap1, whole genome shotgun sequence:
- the HTR1D gene encoding 5-hydroxytryptamine receptor 1D, whose amino-acid sequence MTQYNHSAELSLQSSANKSLNFTETPLTLDENTLLGLKISLSALLSVITLATILANVFVIITIFLTRKLHTPANYLIGSLAVTDLLVSVLVMPISIAYTVTHTWAFGQVLCDIWLSSDITCCTASILHLCVIALDRYWAITDALEYAKRRTAGRAALMIAVVWMISISISVPPLFWRQGKAHEEIAKCTVNTDQIPYTIYSTCGAFYIPTVLLVILYGRIYVAARSRILKPPSLYGKRFTTAHLITGSTGSSLCSINSSLHEGHSHSGGSPIFINHVKIKLADSVLERKRISAARERKATKTLGIILGAFIFCWLPFFVMSLVLPICQDACWFHPILLDFFTWLGYLNSLINPVIYTAFNEEFKQAFQKLIHFKKCSS is encoded by the coding sequence ATGACTCAGTATAACCATTCAGCAGAGCTCTCTCTCCAGAGCTCAGCAAATAAGTCATTAAATTTTACTGAAACACCACTGACTTTGGATGAAAATACACTATTAGGGCTGAAGATTTCACTGTCAGCCCTTCTATCTGTTATAACTTTGGCAACGATCCTTGCAAACGTTTTTGTCATTATTACAATTTTTCTGACTAGAAAGCTCCACACACCTGCAAATTACCTCATTGGTTCCCTGGCAGTGACTGATCTTTTAGTGTCTGTCCTAGTGATGCCCATCAGTATTGCTTACACTGTCACCCACACATGGGCCTTTGGCCAAGTGTTGTGTGATATCTGGTTATCTTCAGACATCACGTGCTGCACAGCCTCAATCTTACACCTCTGTGTTATTGCACTGGACAGATACTGGGCTATCACAGATGCTTTGGAATACGCCAAACGCCGGACTGCTGGCCGAGCAGCACTCATGATTGCTGTGGTCTGGATGATCTCTATTAGTATTTCTGTGCCGCCACTTTTCTGGAGGCAAGGGAAAGCTCATGAAGAAATTGCAAAGTGTACTGTGAACACAGATCAGATTCCCTACACAATTTACTCCACCTGTGGAGCTTTCTACATCCCAACTGTACTCCTTGTAATATTGTATGGCAGAATTTATGTAGCAGCTCGATCCAGGATTCTGAAGCCACCTTCGTTATATGGGAAACGATTTACTACTGCACACTTGATTACTGGCTCTACTGGGTCTTCTCTCTGCTCCATTAACTCTAGCCTGCATGAAGGGCATTCCCATTCAGGTGGATCCCCAATATTTATCAATcatgttaaaataaaacttgcagATAGTgtcctggaaaggaaaagaatttctgctgcaagagaaaggaaagccacCAAAACTCTAGGCATTATTCTGGGagctttcattttctgctggCTGCCATTTTTTGTCATGTCCCTAGTCCTGCCGATCTGTCAGGATGCCTGTTGGTTTCATCCTATCCTACTGGACTTTTTTACATGGTTAGGTTACTTAAACTCATTGATCAATCCAGTCATTTACACCGCttttaatgaagaatttaaaCAGGCTTTCCAAAAACTAATACATTTCAAAAAGTGCTCGTCTTAA